In the genome of Candidatus Margulisiibacteriota bacterium, the window ATGCGGGACGGAGGAGCGACCGGTCTTCTAACCCGGGCTTTTTTGGCCGGCTTCGGCTTGCTCTTGGCCAATTGCGGTTTCCGGGCCTTTGGTTTCCGTTCAACCGGCTGTTCAACCTTGCGCTCGGCGACTTCGGGCTGATAGGTACGGACTTCTTTGGTCGTCGCTAGTTTCATGATCATGGGCAGGGACGGCTCGCCGATATAAAAAAGGTCCGATTCCCCCTCAAAGACCCGTCCTTCCACGTCAACCGCCCGCAGCTTAGCGGTATATCCCCCTTTTTTAAAACCGGCCGGCACTTCCCAGTAATTATGCCAGACCCGGGACCGCAGGCTGAAACCAAGGTTCAACTGCTCTCCATCCGGCATCGTGGCGGTGACGCTGACCACGTCCGGCGGAACATCCACCACCAGATGGACCACGTCTCCCGGAAAATACTTCAAAACGCTGAATGTTACGGTCGAAATCCCGCCATTGTCCGGGGCTTCCGCCCCGGCACTCAGCGGCAATGAGCAACAGAGCAACAATCCGAGCCCAAAAGCCAACCCCCTCATCAGCGCCGCCTCGGGGATTCACCGGCCGGAGCCGCCTCACCCTTCAGTTCCATCCAGGGATCGGCTTGATAAGACAGGGAAAAATAATTATTTGCCAATGCCGGGTCATTGTAATAGGAATGATAAGCGTAGTCAAGGCGGAACCGGGCAAAATCAAAAGAGAGCCCAAAGGTCGGGTTCCAGCTGGTCCGCTCGGGAGCGGCGGCGTCCAGGGACTGGTCAAGCCCGCCCCTGAGCGACAGCAATTGGCCGGTCTTCCACTCCGTGCCGAAATGCATCGTTACCGGCCGCCCGCTGAACGCCGGGAAATCGATGTCATAGGCAAAAAGCACGTTGCCGCCCAGGGGGAGCGGCTTGACCGCGATGCCGAACTTCGTCAATGAGGCGATCGCCTCTTCCGCGCCGGTGCTCCAATGCAGGACCCCGCCCATCGTCACCGGCAGGACATTTTGCCGGCTGAGGCCGAAGCTCAAATAAGGGGTCACGATGTACTTGATCCCCAGATCGATGCTTTGCCCGGAAGCGAAACGGTTGATCCCGCCTGTCCAGCCGCGGTTAAAGATCTTGTAATTGGCGCCCACATAAATGTTGCGGCCGTAGCCGAAAAACCGGGCCAGCGCGGTGCTGTAATTGAAAATGATCAGCGTGTCGTAATAATCGGTATAGACCGTCGACGAATCGACGTCGGTCGGGATCTGGTTGACGCCGGTCGAGATCAAACCCAGTCCCAGCGTGCCGAAAGTCGCCGGGATCGCCCCGCAAAATTCCGCGTAGTAAATCTCGCCCATCAGCATATTGGTCATCATCATCATGGCCGTCGGGCCCTTAAGCCCGCCGATCCCCGCCGGATTAATGAAGGCGGCGTCCGCGTCGTCGGCTACGGCGGTAAAAGCCCGGCCCATCCCTATCGGTCTCGCCCCGCCGCCGACCACCAGGGGATCGTCCGTCTGCCCCACCACTTCCGCGCCGGCCGGGACCGGATTGCCCAGCGATAAGATGACCGCTAACGCGATTAGATATTTTCTCATCTGGTGATCGCCACTTTGGTCTTGCTCAAGATCTTTTGCGCCCCTTTGACCCGGGCGGTAACGTACAGGAAATAAACGCCTTCGCTCGCGTAGGACTTAGTGGCCGTAGTCCCGTTCCAGCTGACCACGTTCTGTCCCACCATGCCGCCCATGGTCCCCCGGCTCGCTTGGTAGCGCCAGACCCTTTCCCCGCGGACATTGAAGACGTCGACGAAGACGTCGTAATCCTGGCTCAAGGTATAGGAGATCAGGGTCGGCTGCTTGGCCGGATTGAACGGGTTCGGCTTGTTCTTGACCGCTTCCAGAACTTCCAATTCCGGCGCTTCGATCTTGAAGCCCTGGAAAAGCGTCGCGTATTGGCCGTCTTCGTTGGTCACTTTCAGGTCCCACACGCCGACCGTTTTCTTCCGCAGGTCGAACGAACAAGTTATCTTGCCCGTCGAAACGACCACGACCTTCTCGGCCATTATATCGCTCTCGCTCGCCTTTGACAATTTGAGACTGACGCCCTCCCGGAAGTTTTCGCCGGCGATCGTCAAGGTCGCGACCTCGTTGTTGACCCCCTTATCAGGGACAACGGAGCTGACCGTCGGGGCCGGATAGATGATCTTGAACGCCGCCGGCAATGTCCCGGAGCGGCCGTCCGGATTGGTCACGGTCACGCTCCACGATCCGGGTTTAGCTCCGGTCAGGTCAAAGTCACAACTGATCGCTCCAGTGTTGACCATTACCACTTTAGTAGCGACGATCTCCTTCCCGTCCTCCGCCGTGATCTTGGCCGCCGCCCCGGCCAAGAAATTGGCGCCGGTGATAATGACCGAAAGCGGTCCGCTGTTCAAAGCGGCCGCCGGCTTGATCCCGGTAACGATCGGGCCAAAGATGATCCGCCCGAAATAAACGCTCCGCAGAAATCCCTCGCCGACCGTCAAGCTTGGGCTGCCCGGCACTGGCAACGCCCGTTCCCTGGTCTTGCCCAGTAATTGGTAAGAGGCCGAACTGCCGCGCGAGCCGCCGCTGTCCATGACCTCGGCAGCGATCTTATAACTGGCTGAAGCGCCGACGGCCAGAGCCGGGTCGACGCCAAACACAGCCAGACCAATAATGATTAAAACAATTAACCTTTTGATCATTTACCTATTTTAGCTTCGAGCGCCGCCATCCTCGCCTCCAGCTCCTGGGTCTTCGTTTTTAATCCCTCGATCTCTTTGACCTTTTCCTGGTAGCTCTTGAGCAAAAGGACCGACAATTTATCGTACTGGATCCCTTCGGGCTTCCCAGCGTCGTCCAGATAGACCATCTTAGGGAAGAGCTGATAAACCTCTTCGGCGATCAAACCAAAATCTTCCTGGCCGGGGTTTACTGACTTTTCGTTCCACTTAAAGGTTACCGGCCGCAACTGCGCGAGCTTATTCTCATCGAATGTCAATTGCTGGACATCGGTTTTATATTTTAAGCTTGAACTGAGATAACCAATAACTCCCGTGCTGGCGACATACACATCCCGTCCGGTAACCGCCGTGTTATAGACGGAGATCGCGTCAACCGTGGTGCCGACGTACAGCCCGTCCGGCGTATAAAAGCCGTAAGCGCCGTAACCCACCCGGCCATATGAGGACGAAGTACTGTCGATAAAGTATCCCCCCGCCGTATCGCCGGTACCGTAAACGCCATAGGTGGTCCCTGTGCCGTGGACCCCGTAAGTGCCGCCTTGCCCCTGGACGCCGTATGACGTCCCTCCGCCCAGCACGCCGACCCCGTTGCCGCCCAAATAACCGGCGTTAGTGTCGTTAAAATACCCGCAAGCTCCATAGGCGGCGCCGCCCAAAAAGCCCTGCACTCCAGTTTCCGCCGTACCAAATATCGCCCAAGTCCCCGCTGCGCCGGTCGATTGGCCCTTGATCCCGAACGTATTACCTTTGGCCCAGAGCCCATAAGTTCCGCCGGAGCTTTGCACGGCAGCCGGCGCGAGCCGCGCGAAAGCTGCTCCTTGATATCCATCCAAAAGATCGGCATTGAGGTTGGAGACCAGATAGGTGCTGGCCACAACGAACGGGGCGTTTTGGCCGGTAACGGTAGACTCGATCGCGCTACCCGTTAAAGTGCCCGAAGAAGACACCCCGCCGTCCTTGTCGACAAAGAATTTTTCCGTCCCCTTATTCTTAACGCTGAAAAGCTTGCCGGTAGAGATCGTGTTTGAGGTATCCAGAACATACATGGGGACGCCCTGTCCGTCGTTCTGTCCGCTCAGCAAGGTCAAGGCATAACCCGTATCGGACTGGATCGAGTACCCCGCTGGCCTAAATGTCAGAGCACCGGTCAGGATGGCAATCTTGTCGTAGGAGACAACCCCGGCCCCAAGCTTAGCCGCGGTGCTCACCGAGCCATCAGCGATCGCCAGGGCATTGCTGGCAGTTGTCGCGCTGGTCGCTGTCGCTGCGTTCCCCGAGATACTGATCCCGTAAGAGCCGGTCAACCTACCGGACGGCAGCGTTCCCGAGCTCATATTTGCCGCGTTCGTGTAATAAGATGCCGCCTGACTATTTAATTGTGTGGCGTTAGTCGCGGTTGTCGCGTTCGTGGCGTTAGTCGCATTGGTAGCGCTGGTGGCGCTGGTCGCCGTTGCCGCGTTCCCCGAAATGTCGATCCCGTAAGAGCCGGTCAACCGCCCAGATGGCAGTGTTCCCGATCCCAGGTTCGACGCATTCGTGTAATACGATGCCGCCTGCCCGTTCAGCTGTGTCGCGTTAGTTGCTGTCGCCGCGGTTGTCGCGGTTCCCGACAGGTTCGCGTAACCCGCAGAGTTAGCGCTAGTGGCGGTGGTAGCTGTAACCGCGGAGGTCGCCGCTCCTCCCTTGGAACTCGATCCAGCGTAGTTGAAAGAAACATCGTTGGCTGTTGTAGCAGTAGTCGCGTTCGTAGCATTGGTAGCATTCGTAGCGTTCGTGGCGTTCGTAGCATTAGTAGCATTGGCGGCGGTGCCGGAAATATCGATCCCATATGAGCCGGTCAACCGGCCGGACGGCAGTGTTCCCGATCCCAGGTTCGAAGCATTCGTGTAATAAGACGCCGCCTGCCCGTTCAGCTGTGTCGCGTTAGTTGCTGTCGCCGCGGTTGTCGCGGTTCCCGACAGGTTCGCGTAACTCGCAGAGTTAGCGCTAGTGGCGGTGGTAGCTGTAACCGCGGAGGTCGCCGCGCCTCCCTTGGAACTCGATCCAGCGTAGTTGAAAGAGACATCGTTGGCTGTCGTCGCAGTAGTCGCCGTGACCGCAGATGTCGCCGCGCCTCCCTTGGAGCTGGAACCGGCATAATTGAAAGACACATCGTTAGCTGTAAGCGCGGAAGTTGCTGCCCCACCCTTGGAGCTGGAACCGGCATAGTTAAAACTGACATCATTTGCCGTAGCGGCAGTCGTTGCCGTTCCAGAAACACTGGCATATCCGGCGTTTGTAGCGTTAACCGCATTTATGGCGTTCGTGGCATTGGTAGCATTGGTAGCATTCGTAGCGTTCGTGGCGTTCGTAGCATTAGTAGCATTGGCGGCGGTGCCGGAAATATCGATCCCATATGAACCGGTCAACCGGCCGGACGGCAGCGTCCCTGAGCCCAGGTTCGACGCATTCGTGTAATAAGACGCCGCCTGGCCATTTAATTGCGTTGCATTGGTCGCTGTCGCCGCGGTTGTCGCGGTACCAGACAAGTTCGCGTAACCAGCAGAGTTAGCGCTAGTGGCGGTGGTAGCTGTAACCGCGGAAGTCGCCGCTCCTCCCTTGGAACTCGATCCAGCGTAGTTGAAAGAAACATCGTTAGCTGTTGTCGCAGTAGTCGCCGTGACCGCAGATGTCGCCGCGCCTCCCTTGGAGCTGGAACCGGCATAGTTAAAGCTAACATCACTAGCTGTAAGCGCGGAAGTTGCTGCACCACCCTTGGAGCTGGATCCAGCGTAGTTAAAACTGACATCATTTGCCGTAGCGGCAGTCGTTGCCGTTCCAGAAACACTGGCATATCCGGCGTTTGTAGCGTTAACCGCATTAGTTGCGTTCGTAGCATTTGTGGCGTTCGTAGCGTTAGTAGCATTGGCGGCGGTGCCGGAAATATCGATCCCGTATGAACCGGTCAACCGGCCGGACGGCAGTGTTCCCGATCCCAGGTTCGAAGCGTTCGTGTAATACGATGCCGCCTGGCTATTCAATTGCGTTGCGTTGGTCGCTGTCGCCGCGGTTGTCGCGGTACCAGACAAGTTCGCGTAACCAGCAGAGTTAGCAGTCGTAGCTGTGGTAGCCGAGTTAGCCGTCAGAGCGGAAGTCGCCGTATCGGCGGTAAGAGCAGAAGTCGCTGTCCCTCCTTTAGAGCTTGAACCAGCATAGTTGAAAGACACATCGTTAGCAGTATTAGCTGTAAGAGCAGTGGTAGCCGCTCCGCCTTTAGAACTGGAACCAGCGTAGTTGAAACTTACGTCATTAGCCGTCGCTGCTGTTGTTGCGGTACCCGACAAGCTGGCATAACCAGCTGAGTTAGCGCTCGTAGCCGTATTAGCTGTAAGAGCTGCGGTCGCTGTTCCACCCTTGGAGCTGGATCCAGCATAGTTGAACGTAACATCATCAGCCGAATTAGCTGTTAGAGCGGAGGTTGCTGCGCCCCCTTTCGAGCTAGAACCGGCATAATTAAAACTAACGTCGTTAGCCGTCGCTGCAGTTGTTGCCGTACCCGACAAGTTCGCGTAACCAGCAGAGCTCGCTGTCGTCGCCGTGGTAGCTGAGTTGGCTGTTAGCGCTGAATTCGCCGTATCAGCTGTCAATGCGGAAGTCGCCGCTCCTCCTTTGGAGCTGGAACCAGCATAGTTGAAGCTTACGTCATTAGCAGTCGCTGCAGTTGTTGCA includes:
- a CDS encoding tail fiber domain-containing protein, which encodes MTANSAGYASVSGTATTAATANDVSFNYAGSSSKGGAATSALTADTATSALTANSATTATTANSAGYASLSGNATTAATANMANDVSFNYAASDSKGGAATSALTANSATTATSANSAGYASVSGTATTAATANDVSFNYAGSSSKGGAATTALTANTANDVSFNYAGSSSKGGAATSALTADTATSALTANSATTATTANSAGYASVSGTATTAATANDVSFNYAGSSSKGGAATSALTANSADDVTFNYAGSSSKGGTATAALTANTATTANSAGYASVSGTATTAATANDVSFNYAGSSSKGGAATTALTANTANDVSFNYAGSDSKGGTATAANSAGYASVSGTATTAATANDVSFNYAGSSSKGGAATTALTANTANDVSFNYAASDSKGGTATSALTANSAGYASLSGNATTAATASMANDVSFNYAASDSKGGAATSALTANSATTATSANSAGYASVSGTATTAATANDVSFNYAGSSSKGGAATSALTANVANDVSFNYAGSSSKGGTANSAVTADTATSANSAGYATVSGVATTAATANDVSFNYAGSSSKGGAATSALTANSADDVTFNYAGSSSKGGTATSALTANSATTAGSANYAGVSGTATTAATANDVSFNYAGSSSKGGAATTALTADTATSALTANSATTATTASSAGYANLSGTATTAATANDVSFNYAGSSSKGGAATSALTADTANSALTANSATTATTASSAGYANLSGTATTAATANDVSFNYAGSSSKGGAATSALTANSADDVTFNYAGSSSKGGTATAALTANTATSANSAGYASLSGTATTAATANDVSFNYAGSSSKGGAATTALTANTANDVSFNYAGSSSKGGTATSALTADTATSALTANSATTATTANSAGYANLSGTATTAATATNATQLNSQAASYYTNASNLGSGTLPSGRLTGSYGIDISGTAANATNATNATNATNATNAVNATNAGYASVSGTATTAATANDVSFNYAGSSSKGGAATSALTASDVSFNYAGSSSKGGAATSAVTATTATTANDVSFNYAGSSSKGGAATSAVTATTATSANSAGYANLSGTATTAATATNATQLNGQAASYYTNASNLGSGTLPSGRLTGSYGIDISGTAANATNATNATNATNATNATNATNAINAVNATNAGYASVSGTATTAATANDVSFNYAGSSSKGGAATSALTANDVSFNYAGSSSKGGAATSAVTATTATTANDVSFNYAGSSSKGGAATSAVTATTATSANSASYANLSGTATTAATATNATQLNGQAASYYTNASNLGSGTLPSGRLTGSYGIDISGTAANATNATNATNATNATNATNATTATTANDVSFNYAGSSSKGGAATSAVTATTATSANSAGYANLSGTATTAATATNATQLNGQAASYYTNASNLGSGTLPSGRLTGSYGIDISGNAATATSATSATNATNATNATTATNATQLNSQAASYYTNAANMSSGTLPSGRLTGSYGISISGNAATATSATTASNALAIADGSVSTAAKLGAGVVSYDKIAILTGALTFRPAGYSIQSDTGYALTLLSGQNDGQGVPMYVLDTSNTISTGKLFSVKNKGTEKFFVDKDGGVSSSGTLTGSAIESTVTGQNAPFVVASTYLVSNLNADLLDGYQGAAFARLAPAAVQSSGGTYGLWAKGNTFGIKGQSTGAAGTWAIFGTAETGVQGFLGGAAYGACGYFNDTNAGYLGGNGVGVLGGGTSYGVQGQGGTYGVHGTGTTYGVYGTGDTAGGYFIDSTSSSYGRVGYGAYGFYTPDGLYVGTTVDAISVYNTAVTGRDVYVASTGVIGYLSSSLKYKTDVQQLTFDENKLAQLRPVTFKWNEKSVNPGQEDFGLIAEEVYQLFPKMVYLDDAGKPEGIQYDKLSVLLLKSYQEKVKEIEGLKTKTQELEARMAALEAKIGK